One window of Ciconia boyciana unplaced genomic scaffold, ASM3463844v1 HiC_scaffold_128, whole genome shotgun sequence genomic DNA carries:
- the LOC140646030 gene encoding uncharacterized protein has translation MSLWACDTGALAGIKGLLPEAGEHLEEKLGAAGQEFGEDSPRSCPASAVQPKAPDGGEEGAAMRTEELKEELCVLRERLARCSAESKKQKELLQRLGKKQDELQETMEQLSVQKPVVVRCFENIRQEIEQLEEWMARMKERVEVANREAAAGLEEAQKAKLFHGEAEGGPAARELIKWEPWPELREGLQEQVEVTKLLRSKLRHLLERREGLREPAALSLLLFLAFLQLAVLLLVLLKTDVLNWVLPPKLAAALRSCPARSQLF, from the exons ATGTCACTGTGGGCTTGTGACACGGGCGCCCTGGCGGGTATAAAGGGGCTGCTCCCGGAGGCGGGGGAGCATCTGGAGGAGAAGCtcggtgctgctgggcaggagtTTGGAGAGGACTCGCCAAGGAGCTGTCCTGCGTCCGCTGTGCAGCCGAAGGCCCCTGacgggggagaggagg GTGCAGCCATGCGGACGGAAGAGTTGAAGGAAGAGCTCTGCGTGCTCCGGGAGCGCCTGGCGAGGTGTTCTGCAGAGTccaaaaagcagaaggagctgctgcagcgtCTG GGGAAGAAGCAGGATGAGCTGCAGGAAACGATGGAGCAGCTCAGCGTGCAG AAGCCTGTTGTGGTGCGGTGTTTTGAAAACATCCGCCAGGAGATCgagcagctggaggagtggATGGCCCGGATGAAG GAGCGCGTTGAGGTGGCAAACAGGGAGGCAGCCGCCGGCCTGGAAGAGGCACAGAAG GCAAAGCTCTTTCacggagaggcagagggaggccCAGCAGCGCGGGAGCTGATCAAG TGGGAGCCCTGGCCAGAGTTGAGAGAAGGTCTTCAGGAGCAGGTTGAGGTCACGAAG CTGCTCAGGAGCAAGCTCCGGCACCTCCTGGAGAGACGGGAAGGCCTCCGAGAGCCAGCAGCTTT GAGCCTTCTTCTGTTCCTCGCCTTCCTGCAGCTCGCCGTCCTCCTCCTAGTCCTCCTGAAGACGGACGTCCTCAACTGGGTCCTGCCACCAAAGCTGGCGGCCGCCTTGAGGAGCTGCCCAGCGAGGTCCcagttgttttga